Proteins from a genomic interval of Symmachiella macrocystis:
- a CDS encoding CPBP family intramembrane glutamic endopeptidase, translated as MTSFDDLIPLLMTLAGFISAAVWATAVREFTQGRLPLQQCEPQPVRWDHWSILAALGIWVLADAIVVSLLGLESESSPLTRIQAGTYSGLGKCALLIPLWLYAAGAKPRDLLPLPGQWGGDFKAALWGLFASLLPVWIVSLLIEPLRTANNGHPLIRMLQDHPSVQTVAWITLAVLVAAPLCEELLFRVILQGWLQDRVTPSTAIVSVAIAFAAIHANSWPDPLPLIPLSLILGYVYYRRRSYLTNVLMHALFNGVNLLLALSQGPTS; from the coding sequence ATGACTTCCTTCGACGATCTCATTCCGCTGCTGATGACGCTGGCCGGATTCATCAGTGCCGCTGTCTGGGCAACCGCTGTGCGCGAGTTCACACAAGGCCGTCTGCCACTCCAGCAATGCGAACCCCAACCGGTCCGCTGGGACCACTGGTCGATCTTAGCAGCGCTCGGCATTTGGGTGCTCGCCGATGCGATCGTCGTTTCTCTGCTGGGTCTGGAAAGCGAATCCAGCCCCCTCACTCGAATTCAAGCCGGCACATATTCCGGGCTGGGAAAATGTGCCCTGTTGATCCCATTATGGCTTTATGCCGCCGGCGCCAAGCCGCGCGATCTGCTGCCGCTGCCCGGCCAATGGGGAGGCGACTTCAAAGCAGCCCTATGGGGTTTGTTCGCCAGCCTACTTCCCGTGTGGATCGTGAGCCTATTGATCGAACCGCTCCGCACAGCGAACAACGGGCACCCCCTCATCCGCATGCTGCAGGACCATCCCTCGGTACAAACAGTTGCCTGGATCACGCTCGCCGTATTGGTCGCCGCACCGCTCTGCGAGGAGCTGCTATTTCGCGTGATCCTACAAGGCTGGTTGCAAGACCGCGTGACCCCATCCACAGCGATCGTATCGGTCGCTATTGCCTTCGCCGCCATCCACGCCAACTCCTGGCCCGACCCACTGCCGTTGATCCCGCTATCGTTGATCCTAGGCTACGTCTACTACCGCCGCCGCAGTTACCTAACCAACGTACTAATGCACGCCCTGTTTAACGGCGTAAACCTGCTATTGGCACTCTCACAGGGGCCGACGTCGTAA
- a CDS encoding 2-oxoglutarate dehydrogenase E1 component: protein MNHAPPDSIPAETQNGTHIGEQLNSQSLAFVEQLFAEYQRDPTSVPEQWRAWFREEMLGQDGPPPQSAQSPFGQRSLFNPTSNVSANGKKSSDVHDMAGLQERLDQLIRNFRVRGHIIAAVDPLDQPRSSPAELDPAFYGFTEEDLQRPMSTEWFGGPEVNTIRAMIKWLQTTYCRSIGAQFMHIDSLSVRQWLQDRMEKTANHIKLGRDEQLRILTRLSNAVLFEEFIQTKFVGAKSFSLEGAESLIPLLDMAIDKAGDDGVREIVLGMAHRGRLNVLANILGKSPRLIFREFEDKDPELNFGRGDVKYHLGHSSDWTTAEGNEVHLTLCFNPSHLEFVNPVAVGRLRAKQDRKGDAEGHRSMAILIHGDAAFAGEGIVQETLNLSELPGYSTGGTIHVIVNNQIGFTTGPKEARSSTYATDVAKMLQSPIFHVNGEDPEAVAQVVDLALDFRREFQRDVIIDMYCYRRRGHNEGDEPMFTQPVMYRAIKNRPTVFEAYLNHLLSLRGMTKEEADAIIEDRRKELEKDLAIARRETFIQCVDKLGGVWLGYHGGHVSKADQVSTAVDKSVLSEILKIQTELPDDFTPHPKINRLLAARREMAEGKRPLDWGAAEALAMGTVVAEGTRLRLSGQDVGRGTFSHRHAVLCDYDDGHSYIPLRHLAPEQGAVDIFNSPLSEAGVLGFEYGYSLDCPDGLVIWEAQFGDFANTAQVIFDQFIASGEDKWDRLSGVVVLLPHGFEGQGPEHSSARLERFLTLAADDNMQIVSPTTPAQMFHCLRRQVLCRWKKPLIVMTPKSLLRHPEAVSTLDECATGEFQYSIPDALESDPAEVKRILLCSGKVYYDLIAEREEWDRHDVAIIRIEQLYPLYEEGLNKILADYPVGTPAVWIQDEPENMGAWRYLFCRFGERLFGRFPLSCVCRASSASPATGSARSHRVEQDVIIARAFNRE, encoded by the coding sequence ATGAATCACGCTCCCCCAGACAGCATCCCCGCCGAAACACAAAATGGTACCCACATCGGCGAACAGCTCAACAGCCAAAGTTTGGCATTCGTCGAGCAGCTATTCGCCGAATACCAGCGCGATCCCACGTCGGTCCCCGAACAATGGCGGGCTTGGTTCCGCGAGGAGATGCTGGGCCAAGACGGTCCGCCTCCGCAATCCGCGCAATCGCCGTTCGGCCAACGCAGCCTGTTCAATCCAACATCCAACGTCTCGGCCAACGGCAAAAAATCCAGCGATGTCCACGACATGGCCGGTTTGCAGGAACGATTGGATCAGTTAATCCGCAACTTTCGCGTGCGGGGACACATCATTGCCGCTGTCGATCCGCTGGATCAGCCACGCAGCAGCCCGGCGGAACTGGACCCGGCCTTTTACGGCTTCACCGAGGAAGACCTACAGCGGCCGATGTCGACCGAATGGTTCGGCGGCCCGGAAGTCAACACGATCCGCGCCATGATCAAGTGGCTGCAAACCACATATTGCCGCTCCATCGGCGCGCAGTTCATGCACATTGATAGCCTGAGCGTACGGCAATGGCTGCAAGATCGTATGGAGAAGACCGCCAATCACATCAAGTTGGGCCGGGACGAGCAGTTGCGAATTCTGACGCGTTTGAGTAACGCGGTCCTGTTTGAGGAATTTATCCAAACCAAATTTGTCGGCGCCAAAAGTTTTTCGTTGGAGGGAGCCGAAAGCCTAATTCCGTTACTCGATATGGCCATCGACAAAGCGGGGGATGACGGTGTCCGCGAAATCGTGCTGGGCATGGCGCATCGCGGGCGGCTGAACGTGTTGGCCAACATTCTGGGAAAAAGCCCCCGACTGATTTTCCGCGAATTCGAAGACAAAGATCCCGAGCTGAACTTCGGCCGCGGCGACGTCAAATACCATCTCGGACATAGTTCGGATTGGACGACCGCCGAGGGCAATGAAGTGCACCTCACGCTCTGCTTCAACCCCAGCCATCTGGAATTCGTGAACCCCGTTGCCGTGGGACGACTACGAGCCAAACAGGATCGTAAAGGTGACGCCGAAGGTCACCGCAGCATGGCGATCTTAATCCACGGCGACGCTGCCTTCGCCGGTGAAGGAATCGTTCAAGAGACATTGAACCTCAGCGAGTTGCCCGGATACTCCACCGGTGGCACGATTCACGTCATCGTCAACAATCAAATCGGTTTCACCACCGGGCCTAAAGAGGCGCGTTCGAGCACTTATGCCACTGACGTCGCCAAGATGCTGCAAAGCCCTATCTTCCACGTGAATGGTGAAGACCCCGAGGCGGTGGCACAGGTGGTCGATTTGGCGCTCGATTTTCGCCGCGAATTCCAGCGCGACGTGATCATCGATATGTACTGTTATCGCCGCCGCGGACACAACGAAGGCGACGAGCCGATGTTCACGCAACCGGTGATGTACCGCGCGATCAAAAACCGGCCCACGGTCTTCGAAGCATATTTGAATCACCTGCTGTCGTTGCGGGGCATGACCAAAGAAGAAGCCGACGCCATCATCGAGGACCGACGCAAAGAACTGGAGAAGGACTTGGCGATTGCCCGCCGCGAGACCTTTATTCAATGCGTCGATAAGTTGGGAGGGGTTTGGCTGGGCTATCATGGCGGTCACGTGAGCAAGGCGGACCAAGTCTCGACAGCCGTCGACAAATCGGTGCTCAGTGAAATCTTGAAGATCCAAACTGAACTGCCGGACGATTTTACTCCGCACCCCAAAATCAATCGGCTGTTAGCAGCCCGTCGGGAAATGGCTGAAGGCAAACGACCGCTCGATTGGGGGGCTGCTGAGGCATTGGCCATGGGGACCGTGGTTGCTGAAGGGACACGATTACGGCTAAGCGGCCAAGACGTGGGCCGCGGCACGTTCAGTCATCGGCACGCCGTGCTGTGCGACTACGACGACGGGCACTCTTATATTCCACTCAGACATCTTGCTCCTGAACAAGGCGCGGTTGATATCTTCAACAGCCCATTGTCCGAAGCAGGGGTCCTTGGATTTGAATATGGCTACAGCCTCGACTGTCCCGACGGACTGGTCATCTGGGAAGCACAGTTCGGCGACTTCGCCAATACCGCGCAAGTCATCTTTGACCAGTTCATCGCCAGTGGTGAGGATAAATGGGATCGGCTCAGTGGCGTGGTCGTGTTGTTACCACACGGATTTGAAGGGCAGGGTCCAGAGCATTCCAGCGCGCGGCTAGAACGGTTTTTGACCCTGGCCGCGGACGACAACATGCAAATCGTTTCCCCCACAACCCCGGCACAAATGTTTCATTGTTTGCGACGACAAGTCTTGTGCCGTTGGAAAAAACCGCTGATCGTCATGACGCCAAAAAGCCTGCTACGGCATCCCGAAGCAGTCTCTACACTCGACGAGTGTGCTACCGGTGAGTTCCAATATTCGATTCCCGACGCGCTCGAGAGTGATCCAGCCGAGGTCAAGCGAATTTTGTTGTGTAGCGGTAAGGTCTACTACGATCTGATTGCCGAACGAGAGGAATGGGATCGTCATGACGTGGCCATCATCCGCATCGAGCAACTTTATCCACTGTATGAAGAAGGCCTAAACAAGATTCTAGCCGACTATCCCGTTGGCACTCCCGCAGTGTGGATCCAGGACGAACCGGAGAACATGGGTGCCTGGCGGTATCTGTTTTGCCGGTTCGGCGAACGATTGTTCGGCCGGTTTCCGCTCTCGTGTGTCTGCCGAGCCTCGTCGGCCAGTCCGGCAACCGGTTCGGCACGGAGCCATCGTGTGGAACAGGACGTCATTATCGCACGGGCCTTCAATCGCGAGTAG
- a CDS encoding STAS domain-containing protein, producing MSIYETEQNGDILILIPHFGAGEFRYRDFHMASSSMQRDLASKEIKGLLIDLSDAFYFGSEFIGMMIVFSKAVRKHGGKSVICNASSQMLEVLGTMNMSKIVPIVATREEALQTLTV from the coding sequence ATGAGTATCTATGAAACGGAACAGAACGGCGATATCTTAATCCTCATCCCGCACTTCGGCGCGGGTGAATTTCGATATCGCGATTTTCACATGGCCTCCAGTTCCATGCAGCGGGATTTAGCCAGCAAAGAGATCAAAGGCCTCTTGATCGATCTCTCGGACGCCTTTTATTTCGGGTCCGAATTCATCGGCATGATGATTGTCTTCTCCAAGGCTGTGCGTAAGCATGGGGGCAAATCGGTCATTTGCAACGCATCGTCGCAGATGTTGGAGGTTTTGGGCACAATGAACATGTCCAAAATCGTGCCGATCGTGGCGACCCGCGAAGAGGCGCTACAGACATTGACGGTTTGA
- a CDS encoding PAS domain-containing protein: MASEDQLRSSSVDGFPVSKELSHALLESMPVNVIFKDLGGRILFANQRFCQESGSRPGELIGKTDYDLFPQEMADKYRRDDADVLKRGGVLHDVERHLNIDGDIRYVEVFKTPVQDAQGHHIGVQVLFWDVTERKLADEQFEDEQHQIKSLTSRIPEIALRLDRVENDFQARETMDALQEVLTRTSAALARLSAGDSGSGRES; this comes from the coding sequence ATGGCCAGCGAAGATCAACTGCGGTCTTCTTCAGTCGACGGATTCCCCGTTTCGAAAGAGCTTTCGCACGCCTTGCTCGAAAGCATGCCGGTGAACGTCATCTTCAAGGATCTCGGCGGGCGGATCCTGTTCGCCAATCAGCGGTTCTGCCAAGAATCAGGCTCTCGCCCTGGTGAGTTGATCGGCAAAACCGATTATGACCTGTTTCCCCAGGAAATGGCGGACAAATACCGCCGCGATGACGCCGACGTGCTCAAACGAGGCGGAGTCCTGCACGATGTCGAGCGGCATTTGAATATCGACGGCGACATCCGTTATGTCGAAGTCTTTAAAACGCCCGTGCAGGATGCTCAAGGGCACCACATCGGTGTGCAGGTCCTCTTCTGGGATGTGACGGAACGAAAACTGGCCGATGAGCAATTCGAGGACGAGCAACACCAGATCAAGTCTTTAACCAGCCGCATTCCTGAAATCGCTCTGCGGCTGGATCGCGTGGAAAACGATTTCCAGGCTCGCGAAACCATGGACGCTCTCCAGGAAGTACTCACGCGCACCTCAGCAGCCTTGGCTAGGTTATCCGCCGGCGACTCCGGATCGGGCCGCGAATCGTGA
- a CDS encoding ThuA domain-containing protein — MLTRLPFLCCLLIAAIFCAALPHSAAAEEAPKTKRLLLIGQGPDNHKPTTHEYMAGMQVVAHLLQNVDGLQTIITKADEPWAEGPELLDGADGVVLFVSQGAKWLSQNPERLAAFERLAQRGGGFSVLHWGMGTREAADIASFVNLFGGCHGGPDRKYKFLTTTMSVADGQHPITRGLKTLELEEEFYYQLKFPKPPAKITPLIKARIEDQDETVSWAWQRPNGGRSFGFSGLHFHDNWKHETYRRLVKQGILWTLKYPIPEKGADVAVEASVLELKPRE; from the coding sequence ATGCTGACTCGATTGCCATTCCTATGCTGTTTGTTGATCGCTGCCATTTTCTGTGCGGCGCTGCCCCATTCCGCCGCTGCCGAGGAGGCCCCCAAGACAAAACGGTTGCTGCTCATTGGGCAGGGGCCGGACAATCACAAACCGACGACACACGAATACATGGCCGGAATGCAGGTCGTCGCCCATTTGCTGCAGAATGTCGACGGTCTGCAAACGATCATCACCAAAGCGGACGAACCGTGGGCCGAGGGACCGGAGTTGCTCGACGGTGCCGATGGAGTAGTGCTGTTTGTCTCGCAAGGGGCAAAGTGGCTCAGCCAGAACCCGGAACGGTTGGCAGCGTTTGAGCGGCTCGCCCAACGGGGCGGCGGTTTTTCGGTGTTGCATTGGGGAATGGGAACCCGGGAGGCAGCCGACATTGCGTCGTTCGTGAATCTCTTCGGCGGCTGCCATGGCGGACCGGACCGCAAATACAAATTCCTGACGACAACAATGTCCGTCGCTGATGGTCAGCACCCCATCACGCGCGGCTTAAAAACGCTCGAACTGGAGGAGGAATTTTACTACCAACTGAAGTTCCCCAAACCGCCGGCTAAAATTACGCCGTTGATCAAAGCTCGCATCGAGGACCAAGACGAAACCGTCTCCTGGGCCTGGCAACGCCCCAACGGCGGCCGTTCGTTTGGCTTTAGCGGTTTGCATTTCCACGACAACTGGAAACACGAAACGTACCGCCGGTTAGTCAAGCAAGGCATTCTTTGGACGTTGAAATATCCGATTCCCGAGAAGGGCGCCGATGTGGCGGTAGAGGCATCGGTGTTGGAATTGAAACCTCGCGAATAG
- a CDS encoding outer membrane protein assembly factor BamB family protein, whose product MKHCLTTVFCLAGLLTAANAQAERLVLVGASYGKNVLAICDADGEVIWSHKTAGPSKGHAGHHDVQLLANGNILFHDSWTQLTEMTLDKKVVWTYDSATMNGNAGKRVDVHAFARLPNGNTLITESGVGRMIEVDGAGKIVHQIPLKPGGTQSTRLVRMTPQGTYLVCSEDPGVVTEYNRDGEIVWEYPVKTRVYGAIRLRNGNTLIASGGGNSVLEVTPDNQVVWEIKNKVPGTDVELKWTTCLEELDNGNFVVGNCHAGPDNPQIFEIDRNKNIVWEFDEYDLVGNGLACWQILNDEQSALVRKKLAEIETK is encoded by the coding sequence ATGAAGCACTGTCTCACTACCGTCTTTTGTCTCGCCGGTCTCCTCACCGCCGCAAACGCACAAGCGGAGCGGTTGGTTTTGGTGGGGGCTTCGTATGGTAAAAATGTGCTTGCCATTTGTGATGCGGATGGCGAAGTAATTTGGTCACACAAGACTGCTGGGCCGAGCAAGGGGCATGCGGGGCATCATGATGTGCAGTTGTTGGCCAATGGAAACATTCTGTTCCACGACAGTTGGACCCAGCTCACCGAGATGACCTTGGATAAAAAGGTCGTCTGGACGTATGACTCCGCCACGATGAACGGCAATGCTGGCAAACGGGTCGACGTGCACGCTTTTGCCCGTCTGCCCAATGGAAACACTCTGATTACCGAGAGTGGCGTGGGGCGGATGATTGAAGTCGACGGTGCGGGGAAGATTGTGCATCAGATCCCACTGAAACCGGGTGGCACGCAGTCGACGCGGTTGGTGCGGATGACGCCCCAAGGGACATACCTCGTCTGTTCCGAAGACCCCGGCGTGGTGACGGAATACAATCGCGATGGGGAAATCGTTTGGGAGTACCCCGTCAAAACCCGCGTCTACGGTGCCATTCGTTTGCGCAACGGCAACACGTTGATCGCTTCGGGCGGAGGCAATAGCGTGCTGGAGGTCACCCCCGACAATCAGGTTGTTTGGGAAATCAAGAACAAGGTGCCCGGCACCGATGTGGAATTGAAATGGACGACTTGCCTAGAGGAATTGGACAACGGCAACTTTGTCGTCGGCAACTGCCATGCGGGACCGGATAATCCGCAGATCTTTGAAATCGATCGCAACAAAAACATCGTCTGGGAATTCGATGAATACGACCTCGTCGGCAACGGCCTCGCCTGTTGGCAGATCCTAAACGACGAGCAATCCGCTTTGGTCCGCAAGAAACTTGCTGAGATCGAAACCAAGTGA
- a CDS encoding sulfatase has translation MRIFMALFLMLLCIPGKTAIAAKPNVILISVDDLNDWVGCLAGHPQALTPNIDRLAARGVLFANAHCQAPVCQPSRASLMVSRLPSSTGLYFLNPGLPQSEVTKNEKTIPEAFADDGYQVMGAGKLFHSQANQQIFNRVGEYGGSFGSFGPRPKEKISQPHGHPLWDWGAYPERTEEMPDYKIATWAAEKLKTEGEKPYFLAVGFFRPHVPMYVPQIWFDLHPREKVLLPVISEGDIHDLSPYARNLVTLKHVAPEHQWVQESGQWSHAVQSYLASVSFADYCVGKVLDALDQRADKQNTIVCLFSDHGFHLGEKERWAKRSLWEDGTRVPLIIAGPEIKPAVCERPVGLIDIYPTLLQLSGQKANPQHEGQSLVPLLEDPSRAWDRPAITTFGRGNHAVRSTRWRYIHYVDGSEELYDHDHDPHEWTNLAGDPQMKSVLNAHRKWLPQDEQPILGKGSTGHKAYEAAAAELKAK, from the coding sequence ATGCGTATTTTTATGGCTTTGTTCTTGATGCTGCTTTGTATTCCAGGCAAGACTGCGATTGCGGCGAAGCCGAATGTGATTTTGATTAGCGTTGATGACCTGAATGACTGGGTGGGCTGTTTGGCGGGGCATCCGCAGGCGCTGACGCCAAATATTGATCGGTTGGCGGCGCGGGGGGTGTTGTTTGCCAACGCACATTGCCAAGCTCCAGTCTGTCAGCCGTCGCGAGCCAGTCTGATGGTTTCGCGGCTGCCCTCGTCGACGGGGTTGTATTTTCTCAATCCCGGCCTGCCGCAATCGGAGGTGACGAAAAACGAGAAGACGATTCCCGAAGCCTTTGCCGATGACGGCTACCAGGTCATGGGAGCCGGCAAGTTGTTTCACAGTCAGGCGAATCAGCAGATCTTTAACCGCGTGGGGGAGTATGGCGGAAGCTTTGGCAGTTTTGGTCCGCGGCCCAAGGAAAAAATCAGCCAACCGCACGGGCATCCGTTGTGGGACTGGGGTGCATATCCCGAGCGGACCGAAGAGATGCCGGATTATAAAATCGCGACCTGGGCGGCAGAGAAGCTGAAAACAGAAGGCGAGAAACCGTATTTCCTGGCGGTTGGGTTTTTCCGTCCGCATGTTCCGATGTATGTCCCGCAAATCTGGTTTGACCTGCATCCCCGCGAGAAGGTCCTGCTGCCGGTCATCAGCGAAGGGGACATCCATGATCTGTCCCCCTATGCGCGAAACCTCGTGACGCTCAAGCATGTCGCGCCGGAGCATCAATGGGTTCAGGAGAGTGGACAATGGTCACATGCAGTGCAGTCGTATTTGGCCTCGGTCAGTTTTGCTGACTATTGCGTGGGGAAGGTCCTGGATGCATTGGACCAGCGGGCGGACAAGCAGAACACGATCGTCTGTTTATTCTCCGACCATGGATTTCATCTGGGCGAAAAAGAACGCTGGGCAAAGCGTTCGCTGTGGGAGGATGGCACGCGGGTGCCGTTGATCATTGCCGGGCCGGAAATCAAACCGGCAGTCTGCGAGCGTCCGGTCGGTTTGATCGATATTTATCCGACGCTACTGCAACTGTCCGGCCAGAAAGCAAATCCGCAGCATGAAGGGCAATCACTGGTGCCGCTGCTGGAAGATCCGTCGCGCGCCTGGGACCGCCCGGCGATCACAACCTTCGGCCGCGGCAACCATGCGGTCCGTTCAACGCGCTGGCGGTACATTCATTATGTCGACGGTTCGGAGGAACTGTACGATCACGACCACGATCCCCATGAATGGACCAATCTGGCCGGTGATCCGCAGATGAAGAGCGTCCTCAACGCCCACCGCAAATGGCTGCCCCAGGACGAACAACCGATCCTGGGCAAAGGTTCGACCGGTCATAAAGCATACGAGGCGGCCGCGGCGGAGTTGAAGGCGAAGTAA
- a CDS encoding SDR family oxidoreductase codes for MTDKVALITAAGSGMGAAIARKLAESGFKIAILSSSGRGEALAAELGGVGVTGSNQSPADLTRFVETAMDAFGRIDAVVNSAGHGPKGKILEISDDDWHLGMEVYLLNVIRMARLVTPILKSCGGGAIVNISTYAAFEPEPAFPTSGAFRASLAAFTKLFADEFASANIRMNNILPGFIDSLPEKKAFRSRIPMGRYGTTNEIAETALFLLSEGAQYITGQNIRVDGGITRSV; via the coding sequence TTGACTGATAAAGTTGCACTGATCACAGCTGCTGGGAGCGGCATGGGCGCGGCGATTGCTCGTAAGCTGGCTGAAAGTGGTTTCAAGATCGCGATTCTCTCTTCATCCGGTCGAGGTGAAGCCTTGGCTGCTGAGCTGGGTGGAGTCGGCGTTACTGGTTCTAACCAAAGCCCCGCAGACCTGACGCGATTTGTTGAAACGGCCATGGATGCTTTTGGCCGAATTGATGCGGTTGTTAATAGTGCCGGTCATGGGCCGAAGGGGAAAATCCTAGAAATCAGCGACGACGATTGGCATTTGGGGATGGAGGTTTATCTGTTGAATGTCATACGCATGGCGCGACTCGTGACGCCGATCCTCAAGTCGTGTGGCGGGGGAGCCATTGTCAACATCTCAACCTACGCAGCCTTTGAACCCGAACCTGCATTTCCAACGTCCGGTGCGTTTCGCGCAAGCCTGGCCGCATTCACAAAACTGTTTGCCGATGAATTTGCGTCAGCCAACATCCGCATGAACAACATTCTGCCGGGTTTTATCGATAGCCTGCCGGAGAAAAAAGCATTTCGCAGCCGCATTCCGATGGGGCGTTATGGAACGACGAATGAGATTGCCGAGACTGCCTTGTTCCTGCTCTCAGAGGGTGCACAATACATCACCGGTCAGAACATTCGCGTAGATGGTGGGATCACACGGTCGGTGTGA
- a CDS encoding antibiotic biosynthesis monooxygenase family protein, with protein sequence MITVGMNYHVIEGKQQEFEDKFAGVIDALKAAEGHDSSTLWKDVSDDASYLITSEWSDEKAFTDFIQSDAFRAVTNWGKEQILSGRPQHKIYKH encoded by the coding sequence ATGATTACGGTCGGCATGAATTATCACGTCATTGAGGGGAAGCAGCAGGAGTTTGAGGACAAGTTTGCCGGCGTGATCGACGCGCTCAAGGCAGCCGAAGGGCACGACAGTTCGACGTTGTGGAAAGATGTCAGCGACGATGCGTCGTATCTGATCACCAGCGAATGGTCGGACGAGAAGGCGTTTACCGATTTCATTCAGAGCGACGCGTTCCGGGCAGTGACCAACTGGGGCAAGGAACAAATCCTCAGCGGCCGTCCGCAGCACAAGATTTACAAGCACTAG
- a CDS encoding HEAT repeat domain-containing protein — MAFRSVESLLESVDELEKRQPGSSWTHLVTDYFVENWYYSWEQGICKPATTGDLESDRNAVRELRKELEGAAVSNDWRLYHYTHNIMGVTPAADVGDILPFLDHEDDYVVSRACDVIGTHRYEPAIKKLGQVADGPKINAKTSAIDALGRIGAPAAIDVILNSFPNFPKGLDWLFAMALRRCGCVTRDEEDLETGERKHLVRIPGEESWRKLGEIRRVERAPNKTIPVATFGDWSDSLPRLSFTKPAIEYLQSLLQAPPSSLMRPQLFVRVTYHMDSTDSAGDRNCTIDDVVRDGDVAVDFPVFQLIMDAETFRFVNRVKFGIEFDFVTQGETESAVILYHSIHGGV, encoded by the coding sequence GTGGCATTTCGCTCCGTCGAGTCCTTACTCGAATCGGTGGATGAACTCGAAAAACGCCAACCGGGCTCGAGTTGGACTCATCTAGTCACGGACTACTTCGTTGAAAACTGGTATTACAGTTGGGAGCAAGGGATTTGCAAACCGGCCACCACAGGTGATCTGGAATCTGATCGAAACGCCGTGCGTGAATTGCGCAAAGAGTTGGAAGGCGCCGCCGTTTCCAATGATTGGAGGCTGTATCATTACACGCACAACATCATGGGAGTTACCCCTGCAGCAGATGTCGGAGATATTCTGCCGTTCCTTGATCATGAAGATGACTACGTCGTCTCTCGCGCGTGTGATGTCATCGGGACACACCGCTATGAGCCAGCCATCAAAAAACTTGGCCAAGTGGCAGATGGACCAAAAATAAACGCGAAAACTAGTGCCATCGACGCACTAGGAAGAATAGGAGCGCCTGCCGCTATTGATGTCATTCTCAATTCCTTTCCAAATTTTCCCAAAGGGCTTGATTGGCTATTTGCCATGGCACTTCGGCGCTGCGGTTGTGTTACCCGAGACGAGGAAGACCTCGAAACGGGCGAAAGAAAACATTTGGTGCGAATTCCGGGAGAAGAATCCTGGCGGAAGCTCGGAGAGATTCGTCGTGTCGAACGTGCACCTAACAAGACGATTCCGGTGGCCACATTTGGCGACTGGTCGGATTCCCTGCCCCGACTTAGTTTTACCAAACCGGCCATAGAATATTTACAATCGCTGTTGCAGGCGCCGCCATCTAGTTTGATGCGCCCACAACTGTTCGTGCGTGTCACGTATCACATGGACTCAACTGATTCCGCCGGTGATCGCAATTGTACAATCGACGATGTTGTTCGTGATGGCGATGTCGCTGTAGACTTTCCTGTTTTCCAACTGATAATGGACGCCGAAACCTTTAGGTTCGTCAATAGAGTCAAGTTTGGGATCGAATTCGATTTTGTCACGCAAGGAGAGACCGAATCGGCGGTGATCCTCTATCATTCGATTCACGGAGGGGTCTAA
- a CDS encoding enoyl-CoA hydratase/isomerase family protein, with protein MATEIILQFDGPIARVRMSTENGVHVFSQETRRQFAATLDQLEADDNSQVVIFSSAGRTFCAGADIYELRSLNEQTAYTIAREGQELMSRIERLRPVTIAAIHAACAGGGCELSLACDLRFGAAGCRMGLPETSIGVIPGWGGTVRTARLFGPSVAKRIVLAAELWPADAALGLGLLHEVFPDEEFQAAVEQEAARLLARGPIGLETSKRLLNSFVPGDIDEQLEQEAVAFAACYATGQPQEGVNAFLEKRAAKW; from the coding sequence ATGGCGACCGAAATCATTTTGCAATTCGACGGACCAATCGCCCGTGTGCGGATGTCGACCGAGAACGGCGTGCACGTCTTCAGTCAGGAAACGCGGCGACAATTTGCGGCCACGTTGGATCAACTCGAAGCGGACGACAACAGCCAGGTGGTGATTTTTAGTTCCGCCGGACGCACATTTTGCGCCGGGGCGGATATATACGAACTGCGGAGCCTCAACGAGCAAACGGCGTACACGATTGCCCGTGAGGGACAGGAGTTGATGTCGCGAATCGAGCGGTTGCGACCGGTGACGATCGCCGCCATTCATGCGGCGTGCGCGGGAGGCGGGTGCGAATTATCCCTAGCTTGCGATCTGCGTTTTGGCGCCGCGGGTTGTCGCATGGGGTTGCCTGAAACATCAATCGGTGTAATCCCCGGCTGGGGGGGCACGGTGCGAACCGCGCGACTGTTTGGACCGTCAGTCGCCAAACGGATTGTGTTGGCCGCTGAATTGTGGCCGGCTGATGCAGCCCTCGGCCTGGGCTTGCTGCATGAGGTGTTTCCCGACGAGGAATTCCAGGCAGCTGTGGAACAGGAAGCTGCGCGGCTGTTGGCGCGGGGGCCGATTGGGTTGGAAACGTCCAAGCGGTTGCTCAATTCGTTCGTGCCGGGTGATATTGACGAGCAACTAGAACAAGAAGCGGTCGCCTTTGCCGCTTGTTACGCGACCGGCCAGCCGCAGGAGGGGGTCAACGCGTTTTTGGAGAAACGTGCGGCGAAATGGTAA